From one Nocardioides scoriae genomic stretch:
- a CDS encoding succinic semialdehyde dehydrogenase: protein MTSQPGAAGPGGAPASAPGPADPEHDVTASYALDPARVRALTRRLVATTGQVVVTRTPLTGQPLASVPQSGEADVEEAFARARRAQQAWSRTPLAERAAVLMRLHDLVLDRQDEILDLICWESGKARKDAFDEPLHIALTARYYGRTAKAHLATSRRAGVVPGLTRIDVNRVPKGVVGIISPWNYPFTMALCDGLPALLAGNAVVTKPDAQTMLTALYGAQLLEEAGLPEGLWNVVAGPGRELGTPIIDRSDYVCFTGSTATGRIIARQCAERLIGCSLELGGKNPMLVLRDADVDRAAEGAVRASFSNAGQLCVAIERLYVADQVYDRFRDRLVERVGAMHLRPGLGWGNDMGSLISQDQLDTVQAHVDDAVAKGARVLVGGKARPDLGPFFFEPTVLEGVSPDMTCFGEETFGPVVSLYRFHDEADAVARANAGEYGLNGSVYSRDTARARAIAAQVRCGTVNVNEAFAATFASLAAPMGGMRQSGMGRRQGGEGILRYTETQSVATQRLLRFGPVLGMSDRAYARTMTTNLRLLNKLGRA, encoded by the coding sequence ATGACTTCCCAACCCGGCGCAGCCGGCCCCGGCGGTGCGCCCGCGTCCGCTCCCGGCCCCGCCGACCCGGAGCACGACGTCACCGCGAGCTACGCCCTCGACCCGGCCCGCGTCCGCGCCCTGACGCGGCGCCTGGTCGCCACCACCGGGCAGGTCGTCGTCACCCGCACGCCGCTGACCGGGCAGCCGCTCGCGTCCGTGCCGCAGTCGGGGGAGGCCGACGTCGAGGAGGCCTTCGCGCGCGCCCGCCGCGCCCAGCAGGCCTGGAGCCGGACCCCGCTCGCCGAGCGCGCCGCGGTCCTGATGCGCCTCCACGACCTGGTGCTCGACCGCCAGGACGAGATCCTCGACCTGATCTGCTGGGAGTCCGGCAAGGCCCGCAAGGACGCCTTCGACGAGCCGCTGCACATCGCGCTCACCGCCCGCTACTACGGCCGCACCGCCAAGGCCCACCTCGCGACCTCGCGCCGCGCCGGCGTCGTGCCCGGCCTGACCCGCATCGACGTCAACCGCGTCCCCAAGGGCGTCGTCGGCATCATCTCGCCCTGGAACTACCCCTTCACGATGGCGCTGTGCGACGGCCTGCCCGCGCTGCTGGCCGGCAACGCCGTGGTCACCAAGCCCGACGCGCAGACCATGCTCACCGCGCTGTACGGCGCGCAGCTGCTCGAGGAGGCCGGCCTGCCCGAGGGCCTGTGGAACGTCGTCGCCGGGCCCGGCCGCGAGCTCGGCACGCCGATCATCGACCGCTCCGACTACGTCTGCTTCACGGGCTCGACCGCGACCGGGCGGATCATCGCGCGGCAGTGCGCCGAGCGGCTGATCGGCTGCTCGCTGGAGCTGGGTGGCAAGAACCCGATGCTGGTGCTGCGCGACGCCGACGTCGACCGGGCCGCCGAGGGCGCCGTGCGCGCCAGCTTCTCCAACGCCGGCCAGCTGTGCGTGGCCATCGAGCGGCTCTACGTCGCCGACCAGGTCTACGACCGGTTCCGCGACCGGCTCGTGGAGCGGGTCGGGGCCATGCACCTGCGGCCCGGCCTCGGGTGGGGCAACGACATGGGCTCGCTCATCTCCCAGGACCAGCTCGACACCGTGCAGGCCCACGTCGACGACGCCGTCGCCAAGGGCGCGCGGGTGCTGGTCGGCGGGAAGGCGCGACCCGACCTGGGCCCCTTCTTCTTCGAGCCGACCGTGCTCGAGGGCGTCAGCCCCGACATGACCTGCTTCGGCGAGGAGACCTTCGGCCCGGTCGTCTCGCTCTACCGCTTCCACGACGAGGCCGACGCCGTGGCCCGCGCCAACGCGGGGGAGTACGGCCTCAACGGCTCGGTCTACAGCCGCGACACCGCCCGCGCCCGCGCCATTGCCGCGCAGGTCCGCTGCGGCACGGTCAACGTCAACGAGGCGTTCGCCGCGACGTTCGCCAGCCTCGCGGCGCCGATGGGCGGCATGCGCCAGTCGGGGATGGGGCGTCGCCAGGGCGGCGAGGGCATCCTGCGCTACACCGAGACCCAGTCGGTCGCCACCCAGCGGCTGCTGCGCTTCGGCCCCGTCCTGGGGATGAGCGACCGGGCGTACGCCCGCACCATGACCACCAACCTGCGTCTGCTGAACAAGCTGGGGAGAGCATGA
- a CDS encoding WS/DGAT/MGAT family O-acyltransferase: MAKKRRVPPQDAMFLWIETPETMMHVASLMPFTPPADAGPTYLRDILDEARHQPVLPPWNQKLTHPFLLRHPRQAWVEDENFDFDFHVRRSALASPGDERELGILVSRLHSHQLDFTRPPWELHVIEGLEGGRFALYTKVHHALVDGYSAVKLLGRSLSEDPESKGKFFFSLDPPKRSKPPKESASLVRAVAGTATGVAKGAIGAAGSAAGVAKAVIKLETSRGEDHKNLKGGWSAPDSIFNQRTSRTRRFATQQFATSRFKAVAQASGGTLNDVVMAVCGGGLRTYLDELGELPAKPLVAFVPVNIRDDGDEGGGNKVAVLMASMGTHVEDPVERLEAVIDSTSQAKSQMSGLGQLPALAYSGYLLAPSIAQTSAAIAGVKNPLPTTFNLVLSNVPGPKKTLWLHGSRLEAVYPVSIPAHGMALNITLETYAGTMNFGFIGDRDAVPHLQRLAVHTGEALTALEEGLGLPFGGDDTGSSDASDEPTQKARSGRSAATRAALDKPAKKAATKKAPAKKSAAKKALASKALAKRAPAKKTTS, translated from the coding sequence ATGGCCAAGAAGCGCAGGGTCCCCCCGCAGGACGCGATGTTCCTGTGGATCGAGACGCCGGAGACGATGATGCACGTCGCGTCGTTGATGCCGTTCACGCCGCCGGCCGACGCCGGACCGACGTACCTGCGCGACATCCTGGACGAGGCGCGCCACCAGCCGGTCCTGCCGCCGTGGAACCAGAAGCTGACGCACCCGTTCCTGCTGCGACACCCGCGCCAGGCCTGGGTCGAGGACGAGAACTTCGACTTCGACTTCCACGTGCGCCGCTCCGCGCTGGCCAGCCCGGGCGACGAGCGCGAGCTCGGCATCCTGGTGTCGCGGCTGCACAGCCACCAGCTCGACTTCACCCGGCCGCCGTGGGAGCTGCACGTCATCGAGGGTCTCGAGGGGGGTCGGTTCGCGCTCTACACGAAGGTGCACCACGCCCTGGTGGACGGCTACAGCGCGGTGAAGCTGCTGGGGCGCTCGCTCTCGGAGGACCCGGAGAGCAAGGGCAAGTTCTTCTTCAGCCTCGACCCGCCGAAGCGCTCGAAGCCGCCGAAGGAGTCCGCGTCGCTGGTCCGCGCCGTCGCCGGCACCGCGACCGGGGTGGCCAAGGGCGCGATCGGCGCGGCGGGTTCCGCGGCCGGCGTCGCCAAGGCCGTCATCAAGCTCGAGACCAGCCGCGGCGAGGACCACAAGAACCTCAAGGGCGGCTGGAGCGCGCCCGACTCGATCTTCAACCAGCGCACCAGCCGCACCCGTCGCTTCGCGACCCAGCAGTTCGCCACCTCCCGCTTCAAGGCCGTCGCCCAGGCGTCGGGCGGCACCCTGAACGACGTCGTGATGGCGGTCTGCGGCGGCGGGCTCCGCACCTACCTCGACGAGCTCGGCGAGCTGCCGGCCAAGCCCCTGGTGGCGTTCGTGCCGGTCAACATCCGCGACGACGGCGACGAGGGCGGCGGCAACAAGGTCGCCGTGCTGATGGCCTCGATGGGCACCCACGTGGAGGACCCGGTGGAGCGGCTGGAGGCGGTCATCGACTCGACGAGCCAGGCGAAGAGCCAGATGTCCGGGCTGGGCCAGCTGCCCGCCCTGGCGTACTCCGGCTACCTGCTGGCGCCCAGCATCGCCCAGACCTCGGCCGCGATCGCCGGTGTCAAGAACCCGCTGCCGACCACCTTCAACCTGGTGCTCTCCAACGTGCCGGGGCCGAAGAAGACGCTCTGGCTGCACGGCTCGCGCCTGGAGGCGGTCTACCCGGTGTCCATCCCGGCGCACGGGATGGCGCTGAACATCACCCTGGAGACGTACGCCGGCACCATGAACTTCGGCTTCATCGGCGACCGGGACGCCGTACCCCACCTGCAGCGGCTGGCCGTCCACACCGGTGAGGCGCTGACCGCGCTCGAGGAAGGCCTCGGGTTGCCCTTCGGAGGCGACGACACCGGTTCGTCTGACGCGTCCGACGAGCCCACCCAGAAGGCCCGATCGGGCCGCTCGGCCGCGACACGTGCTGCGCTGGACAAGCCGGCGAAAAAGGCCGCCACGAAGAAGGCGCCGGCCAAGAAGAGCGCGGCCAAGAAAGCTCTGGCCAGTAAGGCTCTAGCCAAGAGGGCCCCCGCCAAGAAGACGACCAGCTGA
- a CDS encoding type I restriction-modification system subunit M → MAEQAGSNVSELANKLWGFCNILRHDGVDYGDYIEQLTYLLFIKMADERSLELPPRCTWAHLLQQDEQDLINVYNACLRSLVDSPGVLGEVFSGASNKVSNPSSLMKLLHLIDQVNWSKLGVDVQAAVFEGLLERAAAEGKKGAGQYFTPRPLIESVVRCVKPGLNGLDDYQVCDPATGTGGFLVAAVEWAKAHASKHEVDAAPLAFHGTELVQRPRRLALMNLFLHGVQAHIQLRDAIYSPLPAERFDVVLTNPPFGTKGAAERPARDDFPIATNNKQINFLQHIVSILKDGGRAAVVVPDNVLFGAQAQTLFKSLTTTCNLHTILRCPDGTFSPYTEGTRTNVLFFTKGPSTRSTWIYDARAGVPKINKRSRKLLDDTFHSFERCFGSDPDGNNRGAHVHKRWREFAIDEIIDAEYQFASFRWLDLARELTTDDPLAQIGAALDNVDRAAKHLRSLERLLRTEERNDQR, encoded by the coding sequence GTGGCAGAACAAGCGGGATCGAACGTTTCCGAACTTGCGAACAAGTTGTGGGGATTTTGCAACATCCTTCGCCACGACGGTGTTGATTATGGTGACTACATTGAGCAACTCACCTACCTGCTCTTCATCAAGATGGCCGACGAGAGGTCTCTAGAGCTTCCGCCCCGTTGCACCTGGGCCCACTTACTTCAACAAGATGAACAGGACCTAATCAACGTCTACAACGCGTGCCTCCGGAGCCTCGTTGACTCTCCGGGCGTGCTAGGCGAGGTGTTTTCCGGCGCTTCCAATAAAGTCAGCAACCCGTCCAGTCTTATGAAGTTACTCCACCTGATCGACCAGGTGAATTGGAGCAAACTCGGCGTCGACGTCCAGGCGGCTGTGTTCGAGGGCTTGCTTGAGCGAGCAGCCGCCGAAGGAAAAAAAGGCGCGGGACAGTACTTCACCCCACGGCCACTCATCGAGTCCGTCGTGCGCTGCGTTAAGCCAGGATTGAACGGACTCGACGACTACCAAGTCTGCGATCCAGCCACGGGCACAGGTGGATTCTTAGTTGCCGCGGTCGAATGGGCAAAGGCGCATGCCAGCAAGCATGAAGTCGACGCCGCACCTCTAGCATTTCACGGAACCGAACTGGTTCAGCGCCCACGACGTCTCGCGCTGATGAACCTTTTCCTACACGGCGTTCAAGCCCATATCCAATTGCGCGACGCCATCTACAGCCCGCTTCCGGCCGAGCGGTTTGACGTCGTGTTAACTAATCCCCCGTTTGGCACCAAAGGCGCTGCAGAGCGCCCTGCGCGAGACGACTTCCCGATAGCCACCAACAATAAACAGATCAATTTTCTGCAGCATATAGTTTCAATCCTTAAGGACGGCGGACGCGCGGCCGTCGTCGTGCCAGACAATGTGCTTTTTGGGGCTCAAGCCCAGACCCTATTTAAGTCGTTGACAACAACATGCAATCTGCACACCATTCTTCGCTGCCCTGATGGCACCTTTAGTCCATACACCGAGGGCACGCGCACGAACGTCTTGTTCTTCACAAAGGGACCTAGCACGCGGTCTACCTGGATCTACGACGCCCGCGCAGGGGTTCCCAAGATAAACAAGCGAAGCCGGAAGTTGCTGGACGATACTTTCCATAGTTTTGAACGGTGTTTCGGCAGCGACCCGGATGGAAACAATCGCGGGGCACATGTCCATAAGCGCTGGCGCGAGTTCGCCATTGATGAAATAATCGATGCAGAGTATCAATTTGCGTCGTTCCGCTGGTTAGACTTAGCCCGTGAACTGACAACAGACGACCCGCTAGCACAAATTGGTGCGGCGCTGGACAACGTCGACCGAGCCGCGAAACATCTCCGTTCCCTTGAGCGGCTTTTGAGGACTGAGGAGCGCAATGATCAGCGTTGA
- a CDS encoding AAA family ATPase, with amino-acid sequence MRIERLYLKNYKSLNDFTIDFDETEFATVLVGENGTGKSNLFEAIAEIFADLDNSERPKFHYSLIYTCRGNRITIIGTPEKRPSISVGEGDEVEEYTWARFEREKDDLLPRYVFAYYSGPSNRLQSHFLQHQRDFYNAIIKDTTGEPPPIRRLFYCMPEHSRWVLLAYFLRSSQPPKFLMENFEIEGFDSALLVLHKPEWANKWSQRRPPPASVAAHSDGRFWWSRGVVKTFLQRLWDLSLTPLAVSEGHREDFRSQDVNEERLYLYIPDVETLQRLQAAYHDEAALFAALESTDISNLVRDVRVRVMRNGEPILFTALSEGEKQLLTVIGLMQFTRHDESLFLLDEPDTHLNPKWKLRYLREISRQAGLATGEGEIDDWVDGTSQMILATHDPLTIAGLSANQVQMFERADGKTTVRSPEEDPRGLGVAGVLIQMFGLPTTLDLETQDKIDRRNELARLDMRTPHQETQLDKLATELSALGLAYESRDPDYRQYLRHLHEWENAHARALKTLPVAEQERLMDDIFDRMFGQET; translated from the coding sequence GTGAGAATCGAACGGCTGTACCTCAAGAACTACAAGAGCTTGAATGATTTCACCATCGACTTCGACGAGACCGAATTTGCAACCGTGCTCGTTGGGGAGAACGGAACCGGAAAGTCGAATCTCTTCGAGGCTATCGCAGAAATTTTTGCCGACCTCGACAACAGCGAGCGCCCTAAATTCCATTATTCGCTAATCTACACCTGTCGAGGAAATCGAATAACCATAATCGGCACCCCTGAGAAACGCCCGTCCATCAGCGTTGGAGAAGGTGATGAGGTCGAGGAGTACACCTGGGCACGCTTCGAGCGCGAGAAAGACGACCTCCTTCCGCGCTATGTTTTCGCCTACTATTCGGGGCCTTCGAACCGGCTTCAAAGTCACTTTCTGCAACATCAGCGGGACTTCTATAACGCAATCATCAAAGACACCACCGGAGAACCGCCACCTATCCGCCGTCTCTTTTACTGCATGCCCGAACACAGTCGGTGGGTGCTCCTGGCTTATTTTCTTCGCTCGAGCCAGCCTCCTAAATTTCTCATGGAGAACTTTGAGATTGAGGGTTTCGACTCAGCACTGCTCGTGCTGCACAAGCCAGAGTGGGCAAACAAATGGTCTCAGCGGCGGCCGCCCCCAGCATCTGTGGCAGCTCATTCCGATGGACGATTCTGGTGGTCACGTGGAGTCGTCAAGACGTTCCTCCAGCGTTTGTGGGATCTATCGCTAACGCCGCTTGCTGTGTCAGAAGGCCACCGGGAAGACTTTCGCAGTCAAGACGTTAACGAAGAGCGTTTGTACCTCTATATCCCTGACGTCGAAACGCTCCAACGCCTTCAGGCCGCTTACCACGATGAAGCCGCCCTATTCGCCGCACTGGAAAGTACGGACATTTCTAACTTAGTGCGAGACGTTCGCGTTCGCGTCATGAGAAACGGAGAACCGATACTATTCACGGCACTTAGCGAAGGCGAGAAACAGCTGCTTACCGTTATCGGCTTGATGCAGTTCACGCGCCATGACGAATCTTTGTTTCTTCTTGATGAACCGGATACCCACCTTAACCCCAAATGGAAGTTGCGGTACCTAAGGGAAATCTCGAGGCAAGCAGGCTTGGCCACGGGCGAGGGTGAGATTGACGATTGGGTGGATGGCACCAGTCAGATGATCTTGGCAACCCACGACCCCCTCACTATTGCGGGCCTTTCAGCCAACCAAGTTCAGATGTTTGAAAGGGCTGACGGCAAGACAACTGTGCGATCTCCCGAAGAGGACCCTCGTGGTTTAGGAGTTGCAGGTGTACTTATCCAGATGTTCGGGCTGCCCACTACTCTCGACCTTGAAACGCAGGACAAAATTGATCGTCGAAATGAGCTAGCCCGCCTTGATATGCGTACACCGCATCAAGAAACCCAACTTGACAAACTCGCCACTGAACTCTCTGCGCTCGGTCTAGCGTATGAGTCGCGCGACCCAGACTATCGCCAGTATCTTCGGCATCTTCATGAGTGGGAGAATGCGCATGCACGGGCGTTGAAAACGCTGCCCGTTGCCGAGCAGGAACGGCTGATGGATGACATCTTCGATCGGATGTTTGGTCAAGAAACATGA
- the ligD gene encoding non-homologous end-joining DNA ligase has translation MASKATEIEVDSHVVRVSNPDRVYFPARGETKLDLVEYYLSVGDGIVNALRERPCMLHRFPTGVSGEKVHQKRLPKGAPPWMETVRVHFPRWNRTADELCVTELAQVIWAVQMSTVEFHPWNSRRADVEKPDEWRIDLDPGPDCPWSTVQRVAHVVHEVLDELGATGFPKTSGGSGMHVYVRIPPDHGFGDVRRAALAFAREVERRSPEVTTAWWRKDRDPADLFVDYNQNARDHTIAAAYSVRGNPLGTVSTPIRWDEVDACEPDDFTIATVPARYAELGDLHAGIDDAPFDLAPLLEWAERDEEQGAAPPVDPEETAG, from the coding sequence ATGGCGTCCAAGGCGACGGAGATCGAGGTCGACTCGCACGTCGTGCGCGTCTCCAACCCCGACCGGGTCTACTTCCCGGCGCGGGGGGAGACCAAGCTCGACCTGGTCGAGTACTACCTGTCGGTGGGCGACGGCATCGTCAACGCGCTGCGGGAGCGGCCGTGCATGCTGCACCGCTTCCCGACCGGGGTGTCGGGGGAGAAGGTGCACCAGAAGCGGCTGCCCAAGGGGGCGCCGCCGTGGATGGAGACGGTGCGGGTGCACTTCCCCCGGTGGAACCGGACCGCCGACGAGCTCTGCGTGACCGAGCTGGCGCAGGTGATCTGGGCGGTGCAGATGAGCACCGTGGAGTTCCACCCGTGGAACAGTCGCCGCGCCGACGTCGAGAAGCCCGACGAGTGGCGCATCGACCTCGACCCGGGGCCCGACTGCCCGTGGTCGACGGTGCAGCGGGTCGCCCACGTCGTCCACGAGGTGCTCGACGAGCTCGGCGCCACCGGCTTCCCCAAGACCAGCGGCGGCTCGGGGATGCACGTCTACGTGCGGATCCCGCCCGACCACGGCTTCGGCGACGTACGCCGCGCCGCGCTGGCCTTCGCCCGCGAGGTCGAGCGCCGCAGCCCCGAGGTGACCACCGCGTGGTGGCGCAAGGACCGCGACCCGGCCGACCTGTTCGTCGACTACAACCAGAACGCCCGCGACCACACCATCGCCGCGGCGTACTCCGTGCGCGGCAACCCGCTCGGCACCGTCTCCACGCCCATCCGCTGGGACGAGGTCGACGCCTGCGAGCCGGACGACTTCACCATCGCCACCGTGCCCGCGAGGTACGCCGAGCTCGGCGACCTCCACGCCGGCATCGACGACGCGCCCTTCGACCTGGCGCCGCTCCTGGAGTGGGCCGAGCGCGACGAGGAGCAGGGCGCCGCGCCGCCGGTCGACCCGGAGGAGACAGCCGGCTGA
- a CDS encoding GMC oxidoreductase: protein MSFDYDVLVIGSGFGGSVSALRLTEKGYSVGVIEAGARFADEDFAKTSFDVKKFLYRPEIGCYGIQRIDAVRDSLILAGAGVGGGSLVYANTLYEPLEAFYKDRQWAHITDWKTELAPYYDQAKRMLGVVENPLRTPADDVMEKVASEMGVADTFHPTPVGVFFGRPDQQQGETVADPYFGGAGPERRTCVACGDCMTGCNYNAKNTLVKNYLYLAEQQGAKVMPLSTVTKVAPREGGGYDVTIRYTKAKRATKATTRTLSAEHVIFAAAAIGTQKLLHKLKAQGHLPALSDRLGELSRTNSESILGAIAPDTSIDYSYGVAITSSFHPDEDTHVEPCRYGAGSNAMSLLQTVLTDGDVPGRRWQQWLKELWVQRKNVSSLYDVKHWSERTVVALVMQTLDNSITVYPKKVPGTNRYRLTSRQGHGEPNPTWIPIANTVVRKMAAIMGGTAGGSIGEPFNMPMTAHFIGGCTIGDSKETGVVDPYQRVYGYDNLHIADGSAITANLGVNPSLTITAQAERAMSFWPNKGEADPRPPLDAAYERVAAVAPRHPAVPSHAPGALHLPIVGVS, encoded by the coding sequence ATGAGCTTCGACTACGACGTCCTCGTCATCGGTTCCGGTTTCGGGGGCTCGGTCAGCGCGCTGCGCCTGACCGAGAAGGGCTACTCGGTCGGCGTGATCGAGGCGGGCGCCCGCTTCGCCGACGAGGACTTCGCCAAGACCTCCTTCGACGTCAAGAAGTTCCTCTACCGGCCCGAGATCGGCTGCTACGGCATCCAGCGCATCGACGCCGTCCGCGACTCGCTGATCCTGGCCGGCGCGGGCGTCGGCGGCGGCTCGCTCGTCTACGCCAACACGCTCTACGAGCCCCTCGAGGCCTTCTACAAGGACCGCCAGTGGGCCCACATCACCGACTGGAAGACCGAGCTGGCGCCGTACTACGACCAGGCCAAGCGGATGCTCGGCGTCGTCGAGAACCCCCTGCGCACGCCGGCCGACGACGTCATGGAGAAGGTCGCCAGCGAGATGGGCGTCGCCGACACGTTCCACCCGACCCCGGTCGGCGTGTTCTTCGGCCGGCCCGACCAGCAGCAGGGCGAGACGGTCGCCGACCCCTACTTCGGCGGCGCCGGGCCGGAGCGGCGTACGTGCGTGGCGTGCGGCGACTGCATGACCGGCTGCAACTACAACGCCAAGAACACCCTGGTGAAGAATTACCTCTACCTCGCCGAGCAGCAGGGCGCGAAGGTGATGCCGCTCTCGACGGTGACGAAGGTGGCGCCGCGCGAGGGCGGGGGGTACGACGTCACGATCCGCTACACCAAGGCCAAGCGCGCCACGAAGGCCACGACCCGCACGCTGAGCGCCGAGCACGTGATCTTCGCCGCCGCCGCGATCGGCACCCAGAAGCTGCTCCACAAGCTCAAGGCCCAGGGCCACCTGCCGGCGCTCTCCGACCGGCTCGGCGAGCTCTCGCGCACCAACTCCGAGTCGATCCTCGGCGCGATCGCGCCCGACACCTCGATCGACTACAGCTACGGCGTCGCGATCACCTCCTCCTTCCACCCCGACGAGGACACCCACGTCGAGCCGTGCCGCTACGGCGCCGGCAGCAACGCGATGTCGCTGCTGCAGACGGTGCTCACCGACGGCGACGTGCCCGGCCGCCGCTGGCAGCAGTGGCTCAAGGAGCTGTGGGTGCAGCGCAAGAACGTCAGCAGCCTGTACGACGTCAAGCACTGGTCCGAGCGCACCGTGGTCGCCCTGGTGATGCAGACGCTCGACAACTCGATCACCGTCTACCCCAAGAAGGTGCCCGGGACCAACCGCTACCGGCTCACCTCCCGGCAGGGCCATGGCGAGCCCAACCCGACCTGGATCCCGATCGCCAACACCGTGGTGCGCAAGATGGCCGCCATCATGGGCGGCACCGCCGGCGGCTCCATCGGCGAGCCGTTCAACATGCCGATGACCGCGCACTTCATCGGCGGCTGCACCATCGGCGACTCCAAGGAGACCGGCGTGGTCGACCCCTACCAGCGGGTCTACGGCTACGACAACCTCCACATCGCCGACGGCTCGGCCATTACCGCCAACCTGGGCGTCAACCCGTCGCTGACGATCACCGCCCAGGCGGAGCGCGCGATGTCGTTCTGGCCCAACAAGGGCGAGGCCGACCCCCGCCCGCCGCTGGACGCGGCGTACGAGCGGGTGGCGGCGGTCGCCCCCCGCCACCCCGCCGTCCCCTCCCACGCCCCCGGCGCGCTCCACCTGCCGATCGTCGGGGTCAGCTGA
- a CDS encoding restriction endonuclease subunit S, with the protein MISVDSPLGDDWSEWRLHDLVSHPLTYGIVKTGPSVPGGVPAVRVTDVRDGFIDTSDLLCVSPEVAGQYARSTLKTDDVLLTIQGNLRRSAVVPSELEGANITRSVAVLRFSDAELARWVQINFESPRLQAEFARKSSGSTRAALNLKDLATVAVMLPPAREFSRRLTALENARDLRDAALSEVAKATSHVDAAQSSAVRTLYNGASTASSSTQPLGEVASSSLGKMLDQAKNRGTPRPYLRNANVQWRRFVLDDIQHMRITDEEADRFRVLANDVLICEGGAPGRAAVWTGEGEVYFQKALHRVRCSSDLSPSWLVLALQAMTAQGTLAPYLTGTGILHLTGSSLAKLPLLIPSIAEQSARVAIIDEVFTKSEQTLRLLSATADSAGLAYQALLARHTSPPQLHTDKIEATNRSVRVITGQENPLEYPRFSARGSAEAAYSDADGIDLGSALTALGGTATAAELLAACGAASVDAFYVALRHAVARGELIESAASNQSRTLSVSP; encoded by the coding sequence ATGATCAGCGTTGACTCACCCCTTGGCGACGACTGGTCAGAATGGCGGCTACACGATCTCGTCTCACATCCTTTGACTTACGGCATTGTGAAAACCGGCCCGTCCGTTCCTGGGGGCGTTCCGGCCGTCAGAGTGACAGACGTACGGGATGGCTTCATTGACACCTCTGACCTACTCTGCGTTTCACCCGAGGTCGCCGGTCAGTACGCACGATCAACCCTGAAGACAGATGATGTCCTACTCACCATTCAGGGCAATCTGCGCCGGAGCGCCGTTGTTCCCAGCGAACTCGAAGGCGCAAACATAACGCGATCTGTTGCAGTATTACGCTTCTCAGACGCCGAGTTGGCGCGCTGGGTTCAGATCAACTTTGAATCGCCAAGACTGCAGGCTGAGTTCGCCAGGAAGTCGAGCGGGTCTACCCGGGCGGCGCTCAATCTCAAGGATCTAGCGACTGTCGCTGTCATGCTGCCGCCCGCACGTGAGTTCTCCCGTAGGCTCACCGCCTTGGAGAATGCTCGCGACTTGCGAGACGCTGCCTTAAGCGAAGTTGCCAAGGCAACCTCCCATGTGGACGCCGCCCAGTCTTCGGCAGTCAGAACCCTCTATAACGGGGCCAGCACCGCGTCGTCCTCTACACAACCCCTGGGAGAAGTTGCATCCTCCTCGCTTGGAAAAATGCTGGACCAGGCCAAAAACCGCGGGACGCCTCGACCGTACTTACGCAACGCGAACGTGCAATGGCGACGCTTCGTCTTAGACGACATACAGCATATGCGGATCACTGATGAAGAGGCGGACCGCTTCCGCGTGCTCGCGAATGATGTTCTGATATGCGAGGGGGGGGCGCCAGGCCGCGCGGCGGTCTGGACGGGTGAAGGCGAGGTCTACTTCCAGAAGGCACTCCACCGAGTGCGCTGCTCGTCGGACCTGTCACCATCCTGGCTAGTTCTCGCTCTCCAGGCTATGACCGCTCAAGGCACGCTCGCGCCGTATCTCACTGGAACTGGCATTCTCCACCTCACTGGTTCATCTCTCGCCAAGCTGCCGCTGTTGATTCCCTCCATAGCCGAACAGTCGGCGCGCGTCGCGATCATCGATGAGGTCTTCACAAAGTCTGAACAGACACTTCGCCTTCTATCCGCGACTGCAGATAGTGCAGGCTTGGCCTACCAAGCACTATTGGCCCGTCACACTTCCCCCCCTCAACTTCACACTGACAAGATCGAGGCGACCAATCGATCTGTTCGCGTCATCACAGGCCAGGAGAACCCCTTGGAGTACCCCCGCTTCTCTGCACGCGGCAGCGCTGAGGCTGCCTACTCTGACGCGGACGGAATTGATCTGGGTTCCGCCCTGACGGCTCTCGGCGGAACGGCAACCGCTGCCGAACTACTTGCCGCTTGTGGAGCGGCTTCTGTCGACGCCTTCTACGTCGCGCTCCGGCACGCGGTGGCTCGCGGCGAGTTGATAGAGAGCGCCGCTAGCAACCAATCCCGCACTCTGTCGGTGTCTCCGTGA